The DNA sequence AATCGATAAGTAGACTTAAGTAAAATGTGGAGTTTTGCCAACCTTGTAAAGCAACACACAGCATCGACTTGGCTCATTCTGGACTACAACATTCATGTTGGATTTTGTCCAATGACCCTGTCACACTGCCACACATCAATGAAGCTCTTATACTGAAAAATAGTCAAGATGACAAGATGAGATCGACCTTTTTCTGCAGAATAGTTCCCTCTATAGTTAGTCTATATACTTGAGAGGAATATCAGTTTTTTCCCCCTGTGCATAATGAATTAGTTCTAGAACTGCTAATCAAACAATACAACTCAAAAGAGTCCACTCGTTTAATAATTACAGTGATATCTTATCCTATCATTAAACAAAATCGCACGAATTCTTAAGATTTAAACACATTTGTTAGAATTCTGAAATACAAATTGGGTGAAATAACTTCCTTTGTCTCAAGTCCATCGAATTTTAAAATTATTTTCAGAATGTTATTTGATTGGTGATTTTGTTTTTTCATTCTTGCTGATTTTGATTATGTTGTTTTATTTGTCAGGGCACTCGTGTGGAGTGCTCTGATTCAaaactttagaccagggtaataaaatatTTACCTGCCTTGGGACTCATAAACACATCTTCAGATGAACGGCATGATTTCACGCTATATCACAAACATTTTAAAGCATGAAGTGCACTGCCTGTCATTGCCTGTCATTTTTACTGTGTtaataatatatttttgtttctCCGGTAAACATACTTTACCACTCTTACCACATTAATAGGTAAATAACGCACGTTTTCCTTAATAATGTCAAAATCTACAGGGGGAAACATAATTGTATGTTTCCGGCACGACTATTTGTATTGTTATTGGGTTTTACAACCAACATGAGCATGTGGAAATGCACCACAAAGATATGAAATAGTTAACATATAGATGTGATACACATCACATAAAGTTCTAATTTGATCAAATTAGGACATGATGCTGATTGATTGTCTCTACACGCAAATGGGGTTTATGCACAAAAGCCATGATGATTATCCCAATTAAGAGCTGTCTTATTAAATTACTGTCTTGAGCTAACCAATAGCAATAGTTGTTTCATTAGCAAGGAAGCGTATTGAAAAGCAAATCCTTCCTGATTGCAGGATGGTGTCAATTGGCTTATTTGCTCTCTTACTCAAAGTGCCTCAAACCATAGGAAGGCGTTGTTTCGTTTGCTAGATTAGAGTTATTAGGCGTGGACAAAAGCTTACATATAGTTTGCCTTAATAGCGGTTTGTCATTGAGAGCTATGCAGCTCCAGAATTGCATCTTGCCAGTTAGTGTACTATCCAAGAAATGTCTGAATGTGGGCAGTGGCTACCCATGCTCCGATGGATCTGAGCTCGCAGGACCATACTATTATATCTGCTAGTGACAACCTGGAAAGAAGTTCACCTCTGAAAAAAAATTCCATGGGGATGACGAATCAGTCAGAGGCAGACAATTTTTCCGACTCCAAGGACGCATCAGGGGACGTCCAGAGAGGCAAACTCTCTCCTGATCTCCACGGAGTCTCTGAAATTCGTCATAATTTCGATGGATCTTCAGGAGAAAGGTATATCCTTTCTCAATCTAACCAACCACAGTCAGTCGCAGCAACTCCAAGTGCTATGTTCCCCTATccgagtcaacatggaccagcgcACCCGGCTTTTTCTATTGGGAGTCCGAGTCGTTATATGGCCCACCATCCAGTCATCACTAATGGAGCGTACAACAGTCTTCTGACCAACAGCTCCCCGCAAGGCTACCCAACCGCGGGTTACCCATACGCGCAACAGTATGGACACACTTATCAAGGAGCGGCATTCTACCAGTTTTCCTCCGCGCAAGCTGGGCTGGTGCCTGGAAAAGCGCAGGTATATCTGTGCAACAGGGCCCTGTGGCTGAAGTTCCACAGACATCAAACAGAGATGATAATCACTAAACAAGGACGGTAGGTATCCCTCTCCAGTTACATCCTTTTCACCACAAGTCTGGAGGCAAATATTGTGATAATAGCCTAATacgattatttttttttttttatctgggGGGGTATGGAAGGTAATTGCAATTATAATTCGTTCAAAATATTGTCGTTATTCTCAATATAATTGAACATGTTTGACTGACTATATATTTTCTTAGATTGTTTCACAAATGATTTCACAATGTGATAGATCAACAAAAGTGCTGGTCTGTTACGCATGACACATCGCCTGATATCACATCAGCGCACAACATTTATATGATTATTCTTTGCATTATTACAGACGGATGTTCCCCTTTTTGAGTTTCAACATTTCTGGTCTCGACCCGACGGCGCACTACAATATATTTGTGGATGTTATTCTTGCTGATCCAAATCACTGGCGATTCCAAGGTGGCAAGTGGGTACCATGTGGCAAAGCGGATACAAATGTGACAGGTACGTTCCTGTAGCCTACATCTCCGTGAAGTGTACAGTGAAGATAATGGTTGATAAGTAAGATAAACGTAGGCCTTGATTCTGCAATGGCAAGCTAACACGCAACATTGAACTAATACAACCCACACAAATATATGATCTAATTAATATAATTGAAAAATCAATATTTGTATGATATTTTCTAATAGCAGTGCATTTCAATGTATTTAATGCCTTTATTTTCCACAGGAAACAGGGTGTATATGCACCCTGACTCTCCAAACACCGGGGCGCACTGGATGCGCCAAGAAATCTCATTTGGAAAGCTGAAGTTAACGAACAATAAAGGAGGTTCAAACAACACGGGACAGGTCAGCTACGACATTTTAAttttatatacaggctataaaACAAAACGTTAAATAGTATGACCAGAAACGTTCAAAGACCCTCAACTATTGAGTAAGGAGAGTTTGTTGTGCTCACACCTGCAGTTACATAATAGTTCGCTTATTATGTTCCCCCTCAATAATTTATCATAATCTAAATTCTAAATAACAATTTTTATAAAAGGTGTTATTTTTCTTCAAAACGAAggtattttatggaatatcttcCTTGTACCCCCAGATGGTAGTTCTACAATCCCTTCACAAGTACCAACCCAGGCTCCATGTAGTGGAAGTCAACGAAGATGGAACCGAGGACTCCAGCCAACCTGGAAGAGTACAAACGTTCACTTTCCCAGAAACACAGTTTATCGCAGTCACAGCATACCAGAATACAGACGTAAGAAAATAATTTTGAAAAATGTTATTGACGATAATTCCATTCGTTACGTATTCTAGTATTGTTGCCTATATCCAAAAGCACATTTCCTTCGGTATATTAGGATTTGGAACAGTAGAAAACAACAAGCACCTGTTATTCGTTCAAATCTGCCTAATTTTTTTCTGTGCAGATTACGCAGCTAAAAATCGACCACAATCCATTTGCTAAAGGATTTCGGGACAACTATGACACGTAAGACTATTTGTCAATTACTTTTTGTGCTTTTATTGTTTGTGTTTAATCCCGTTTGTTTTGCTTGGTTCTGCCTCTCTCCGATTAGAAATTCAATTAAATGATACAGGTAAATTAATTGGAGAACCCATTTGAGGAAATTCAAATGATAGAGATCCTTTTAATGTAAATTAAGTGTGGCCTAATCATGCCTCATTATTTTTTGCTCATGCTACATTTTAATCTAAAGAAATTTCAATCGCAGGAAAACTTTTAACCAACATTTCTAATACAGCAAATTTTTCGTTATATTGTGAGATTGTTAGGCTTTTCGTTAGGCTATTGCAAATGAACAAAATAGGCTATTCATGAGAAGCCATATATACAGCCGTATCATATATGATATAGGCCTATCAAATTCTTGGGACGTGCGTTCATTGGGTGCGAGGATCGGTATATAGTCTATGTTGTGTCCACGTTGGCTCTTCAATATCAATAATCTTAAAATGTGATCAGCATCGATTACGAATTAGCCTATCAAGGTTCAAGTTTCCGTTTAATTTTAATGGGGACACATTAATAAGCATATGCCTAATTATAATTTGCAGTAGGCCTCAGTCCACTATAACTACATTATGGTGACTTTTTATCAGGCCACTGGTTAGATGATAATAATTATTTGATGATGTCCCCAAAAAATGTAGGTAGTCCTAGGCCTAGTTCCTTCTGCATTTGTATCAAATTAGCATTTGTGAAAGTTTCTTCCATTCTTGCACATTGGCAGTGACGGATATTTCTCATGATTCATAGTTTGTTTGTATgtttctctctcatcttttcagTGTCTACACAGGTTGCGACATTGACCGGTTAACG is a window from the Oncorhynchus tshawytscha isolate Ot180627B linkage group LG03, Otsh_v2.0, whole genome shotgun sequence genome containing:
- the LOC112236043 gene encoding LOW QUALITY PROTEIN: T-box brain protein 1-like (The sequence of the model RefSeq protein was modified relative to this genomic sequence to represent the inferred CDS: inserted 2 bases in 1 codon) yields the protein MQLQNCILPVSVLSKKCLNVGSGYPCSDGSELXQDHTIISASDNLERSSPLKKNSMGMTNQSEADNFSDSKDASGDVQRGKLSPDLHGVSEIRHNFDGSSGERYILSQSNQPQSVAATPSAMFPYPSQHGPAHPAFSIGSPSRYMAHHPVITNGAYNSLLTNSSPQGYPTAGYPYAQQYGHTYQGAAFYQFSSAQAGLVPGKAQVYLCNRALWLKFHRHQTEMIITKQGRRMFPFLSFNISGLDPTAHYNIFVDVILADPNHWRFQGGKWVPCGKADTNVTGNRVYMHPDSPNTGAHWMRQEISFGKLKLTNNKGGSNNTGQMVVLQSLHKYQPRLHVVEVNEDGTEDSSQPGRVQTFTFPETQFIAVTAYQNTDITQLKIDHNPFAKGFRDNYDTVYTGCDIDRLTPSPGDSPRSQIMPGARYAMAGSFLQDQFVSSYAKSRFHPGVGTGPGTDRSVPLSNSLLSPQQTEEPTVASPQRWFVTPANNRLDFAASAYDAAAAADFAGNAATLLSYAAAGVKALPLPTAGCSSRPLGYYADPSGWGTRTPPQYCSKSSPVLSCWPTNSVGGRSGTSNYLVDDADTIPTERSPIGGSDEAKPKDLSESSWIETPSSIKSIDSSDSGIFEQAKRRRISPSATPVSETQLKSEMLGPRECEKNCAKDIGYYSFYPHS